The Kosakonia sacchari SP1 genome includes a window with the following:
- the cheY gene encoding chemotaxis response regulator CheY: MADKELKFLVVDDFSTMRRIVRNLLKELGFNNVEEAEDGVDALNKLQTGGFGFVISDWNMPNMDGLELLKTIRADSNMASMPVLMVTAEAKKENIIAAAQAGASGYVVKPFTAATLEEKLGKIFEKLGM, from the coding sequence ATGGCGGATAAAGAGCTTAAGTTTTTGGTTGTGGATGACTTTTCCACCATGCGTCGAATTGTGCGTAACCTGCTGAAAGAGCTGGGATTTAACAACGTTGAAGAAGCAGAAGACGGTGTTGATGCGTTAAACAAATTGCAGACGGGTGGCTTCGGTTTTGTTATCTCCGACTGGAACATGCCAAACATGGACGGTCTGGAACTGCTGAAAACGATTCGTGCCGACAGCAATATGGCCTCCATGCCGGTGCTGATGGTTACAGCAGAAGCGAAAAAAGAGAACATCATCGCGGCGGCGCAGGCCGGTGCGAGCGGCTATGTGGTGAAACCGTTTACCGCGGCAACCCTGGAAGAGAAACTCGGTAAGATCTTCGAGAAACTTGGCATGTGA
- a CDS encoding CPBP family intramembrane glutamic endopeptidase → MPRHLDRISHTAICIAAFVIYYSLFYLAFFIPGFMTLYRNGLAAPFLSTALLLPCSLLLWRYYARRFDGLLPFGTLALRNVTVPLLALVVMLVMEKLFQQPEPWLDSLRDYTGLTRWAWILTACLVAPVSEEIIFRGFLLNASLGWGKVPQQVGIVLTSLLFSVIHMQYHAPITFVQLFIFSAVLCVVRLGTGGLIVPIVLHALANTFSIGDIFLQ, encoded by the coding sequence ATGCCACGACATCTGGACAGAATCTCGCACACGGCAATTTGCATCGCGGCGTTTGTTATCTATTACAGCCTCTTTTATTTAGCCTTTTTTATTCCCGGTTTTATGACGCTTTATCGAAATGGTCTTGCCGCGCCGTTTCTCAGCACCGCGCTGTTATTACCTTGCTCGTTACTACTCTGGCGCTATTACGCGCGCCGTTTTGACGGGCTGTTGCCCTTTGGCACACTGGCACTGCGCAACGTAACGGTGCCGCTGCTGGCGCTGGTGGTGATGCTGGTGATGGAAAAACTGTTTCAGCAGCCTGAACCCTGGCTTGATTCGCTGCGCGATTACACCGGGTTGACCCGCTGGGCGTGGATTTTAACGGCGTGCCTGGTAGCACCCGTGAGTGAAGAGATTATCTTTCGTGGCTTTTTACTCAATGCCAGTCTGGGGTGGGGAAAAGTGCCGCAGCAAGTGGGGATTGTGCTGACCTCATTGCTGTTCTCCGTCATCCATATGCAGTATCACGCGCCTATTACCTTCGTTCAGCTCTTTATTTTTTCTGCGGTGCTGTGTGTGGTCAGGCTCGGCACGGGCGGCTTGATTGTCCCGATTGTGCTGCATGCGCTGGCAAACACCTTCTCAATTGGGGATATTTTCCTGCAATAA
- the cheZ gene encoding protein phosphatase CheZ, with the protein MIQPSIKPADEHSPSDIIARIGSLTRMLRDSLRELGLDQAIAEAAEAIPDARDRLDYVVQMTAQAAERALNSVEASQPHQDEMEKGSKALSKRWDEWFENPIELADARELVTDTRKFLGEIPGHTSFTNAQLLDIMMAQDFQDLTGQVIKRMMDVIQEIERQLLMVLLENIPDQSARPKRENDSLLNGPQLDATKAGVVASQDQVDDLLDSLGF; encoded by the coding sequence ATGATTCAACCTTCAATTAAACCAGCGGACGAACATTCACCCAGCGACATCATTGCCCGGATCGGCAGTCTGACGCGTATGTTGCGTGATAGCCTGCGCGAGTTAGGTCTTGACCAGGCGATTGCCGAAGCGGCGGAAGCCATTCCGGACGCGCGCGACCGTCTGGATTATGTAGTGCAGATGACCGCGCAAGCGGCAGAACGCGCGCTTAATAGCGTTGAAGCTTCTCAGCCGCACCAGGATGAGATGGAAAAGGGTTCGAAAGCACTGAGCAAACGTTGGGACGAGTGGTTTGAAAACCCGATCGAACTGGCGGATGCGCGTGAACTGGTGACCGATACGCGCAAATTCCTTGGCGAAATTCCGGGGCACACCAGCTTCACCAACGCCCAGTTGCTGGACATCATGATGGCGCAGGATTTCCAGGACCTCACCGGTCAGGTTATCAAACGCATGATGGATGTTATCCAGGAGATCGAACGTCAGCTGCTGATGGTGCTGCTGGAGAATATCCCGGATCAGTCCGCGCGTCCGAAGCGTGAAAACGACAGCCTGCTCAATGGCCCACAACTCGACGCGACCAAAGCGGGCGTAGTGGCAAGCCAGGATCAGGTCGACGATCTGCTCGACAGCCTGGGCTTCTGA
- a CDS encoding Csu type fimbrial protein: MRRLLLLLLLLSCGPAWSACTVSTTNGAFGSVTSFVLNATAQNTTASLIVRCDAALNLLTNDSITLTLTGASATASNRGVMKRSDNAAVTDAIPIRVCGQANCANNSEATISGNSYTWSGAVLLALLGTRTYTLPLYFLTVPGQNVSAGPYTVTLNFSVAYNVCSVGVLGSCSTAQTGTATTSLQVNGTVTNDCTTISAPNVNFGSAPLVRNFPTISQSVAITCTKGMVYTVGINNGGYYNGSARNMASGSNRLSYEIYKGATTNRWGSAGAERWSSGVSSQVSSDGLLRTYNYTAQILTSQTTPPGGTYSDTLTVDIAF, from the coding sequence ATGCGTCGTCTACTTCTTCTGTTATTACTCCTGAGTTGCGGGCCAGCGTGGTCGGCCTGTACGGTCAGCACGACCAATGGGGCGTTCGGCTCGGTGACCTCGTTTGTGCTTAACGCCACGGCGCAAAACACCACCGCCAGCCTGATTGTGCGCTGCGACGCGGCGCTCAACCTGCTCACCAACGACTCCATTACTCTGACGCTGACCGGGGCGAGCGCCACCGCCTCCAACCGGGGCGTGATGAAACGTTCTGACAACGCCGCCGTGACGGATGCGATCCCGATCCGCGTCTGCGGCCAGGCCAACTGCGCCAATAATAGCGAAGCGACTATCAGTGGTAACAGCTACACCTGGAGCGGTGCCGTCTTGCTGGCGTTGCTGGGTACCCGAACCTATACCTTGCCGCTCTATTTCCTCACCGTACCGGGGCAAAACGTCAGCGCCGGGCCTTATACGGTGACGCTCAATTTTAGCGTTGCGTACAACGTCTGTTCGGTGGGGGTTTTAGGATCATGTTCGACAGCACAAACGGGCACGGCGACCACCAGTCTGCAAGTTAACGGTACGGTGACCAACGACTGCACCACCATCAGCGCGCCGAACGTCAATTTTGGCAGTGCACCGCTGGTGCGCAACTTCCCGACCATTTCGCAATCTGTTGCCATCACCTGCACGAAAGGCATGGTGTACACCGTCGGAATTAACAACGGCGGCTACTACAACGGCAGCGCGCGGAATATGGCCAGCGGCAGCAACCGGCTCAGTTATGAGATTTACAAAGGGGCCACCACCAACCGCTGGGGCAGCGCTGGTGCGGAGCGCTGGTCGAGCGGCGTGTCATCTCAGGTGAGCAGCGATGGCCTGCTGCGAACCTACAATTACACCGCGCAAATTTTGACGTCGCAGACCACGCCGCCGGGGGGAACTTATAGCGATACCTTAACTGTGGATATCGCGTTTTAA
- the cheR gene encoding protein-glutamate O-methyltransferase CheR — protein MTSSMPNGQTSSILQQMTQRLALSDAHFRRICQLIYQRAGIVLADHKRDMVYNRLVRRLRTLGLDDFGRYLSMLEANQNSAEWQAFINSLTTNLTAFFREAHHFPVLADHARKRTGEYRVWSAAASTGEEPYSLAITLADALGMAPGRWKVFASDIDTEVLEKARSGIYRQDELKTLSPQQMQRYFMRGTGPHAGLVRVRQELANYVDFTTVNLLDKQYNVPGPFDAIFCRNVMIYFDKTTQQDILHRFAPLLKPDGLLFAGHSENFSNLVREFTLRGQTVYALSKDKA, from the coding sequence ATGACATCATCCATGCCTAACGGGCAAACGTCATCAATATTGCAACAGATGACACAGCGCCTGGCGCTGTCCGACGCGCACTTCCGTCGGATATGTCAATTGATCTACCAGCGTGCGGGGATTGTCCTCGCGGATCATAAACGCGACATGGTTTACAACCGCCTTGTTCGCCGTTTACGCACGCTTGGGCTAGATGATTTTGGCCGCTATCTGAGCATGCTGGAAGCGAACCAGAACAGCGCCGAGTGGCAAGCGTTTATTAACTCGCTGACCACCAATCTCACCGCGTTTTTCCGGGAAGCACACCACTTCCCGGTTCTCGCGGACCATGCGCGCAAGCGCACGGGGGAATACCGGGTATGGAGCGCGGCGGCGTCGACAGGCGAAGAACCGTACTCTCTTGCCATTACCCTCGCTGATGCGCTGGGTATGGCACCGGGTCGCTGGAAAGTTTTCGCCAGCGACATCGATACAGAAGTGCTGGAAAAAGCACGTAGCGGCATCTACCGCCAGGACGAGTTGAAAACCCTCTCGCCCCAGCAGATGCAACGCTACTTTATGCGCGGTACTGGCCCGCATGCCGGGCTGGTGCGTGTACGGCAGGAACTGGCGAACTACGTCGATTTCACCACGGTTAATCTGCTGGATAAGCAGTACAACGTTCCGGGGCCTTTCGACGCAATTTTTTGCCGTAACGTAATGATTTATTTTGATAAAACGACGCAACAGGACATTCTGCATCGTTTCGCTCCGCTGCTTAAGCCAGACGGATTACTGTTTGCCGGGCATTCGGAGAACTTCAGCAACCTCGTGCGTGAGTTTACCCTTCGTGGGCAAACAGTTTATGCGCTGAGTAAGGATAAAGCATGA
- the tap gene encoding methyl-accepting chemotaxis protein IV gives MLNRIRISTTLFLILIVCGILQVGSNGLSFWAFKESTSHLQEVENSTHQRSALMQMRATLLQASTALNKAGTLTALSYPPDDIKALMTQAKASLKQSAEVEKEFLGLKVMTPEGKKLQEITQASYTAWRGDLEHQATWLENNQLSDFMTAPVQESQDKFDASFSAWEKHINHFTEQARADGESNYHRSAVIFVVVVILAALLTSAALFWSRKMIVQPLAVVSSHFDSISEGNLARPIAVDGRNEISAIFTSLKKMQTALRTTVSDVRQGSYAMHTGISEIAAGNNDLSSRTEQQAASLAQTAASMEQLTSTVSQNADNARQASVLAQSAAETARKGGQQTTSVASTMQQIAGSSQKIGDIISVIDGIAFQTNILALNAAVEAARAGEQGRGFAVVAGEVRNLASRSAQAAKEIKGLIEESVSRVQQGSTLVDTAAQTMTEIVRSVTQVNDIMGEIASASDEQRRGIEQVAQAVTQMDQVTQQNAALVEEAASATDQLANQANNLTALVAVFKIEEHVAIPEVAPPKAVPVAS, from the coding sequence ATGTTAAATCGTATTCGCATCTCGACAACACTTTTTTTGATTTTGATCGTGTGTGGCATTTTACAGGTTGGCAGTAACGGGTTGTCTTTCTGGGCATTTAAAGAGAGCACTTCACATTTACAAGAAGTAGAAAACAGTACACACCAGCGCAGCGCATTAATGCAGATGCGGGCCACGCTGCTTCAGGCCAGCACCGCGTTGAACAAAGCCGGGACGTTAACGGCGCTCAGTTATCCGCCGGATGACATCAAAGCGCTGATGACCCAGGCGAAAGCTAGCCTCAAGCAGTCGGCTGAGGTAGAAAAAGAGTTTCTTGGCCTGAAGGTGATGACACCGGAAGGCAAAAAATTACAGGAAATCACGCAGGCCAGTTACACCGCCTGGCGCGGTGACCTGGAGCACCAGGCGACCTGGCTTGAAAACAACCAGCTGTCAGACTTTATGACCGCGCCGGTGCAGGAGTCGCAGGATAAGTTTGATGCCAGTTTCAGTGCGTGGGAGAAACACATTAACCACTTTACTGAACAGGCGAGAGCGGATGGTGAAAGTAATTATCACCGCTCGGCAGTGATTTTTGTCGTGGTGGTTATTCTCGCCGCGTTATTGACCAGCGCCGCGCTGTTCTGGTCGCGCAAGATGATTGTCCAGCCGCTGGCAGTTGTCAGCAGCCACTTTGACAGCATCTCCGAAGGCAACCTGGCGCGACCGATTGCCGTTGACGGGCGTAACGAGATCTCGGCGATTTTTACCAGCCTGAAAAAGATGCAAACTGCGTTACGCACCACGGTAAGCGATGTCCGTCAGGGCAGCTACGCGATGCATACCGGCATCTCGGAAATCGCGGCGGGCAACAACGATTTATCGTCGCGAACGGAGCAACAGGCGGCGTCGCTGGCGCAAACCGCTGCCAGCATGGAGCAGTTAACGTCGACGGTAAGCCAGAACGCCGATAACGCGCGTCAGGCTTCCGTACTGGCGCAGAGTGCGGCGGAAACGGCGAGAAAAGGTGGGCAGCAGACCACGAGCGTGGCAAGTACCATGCAGCAGATTGCCGGCAGCTCGCAGAAAATTGGCGACATCATTAGTGTGATTGATGGCATTGCGTTTCAGACCAATATTCTGGCGTTGAACGCCGCCGTTGAAGCGGCTCGCGCCGGTGAACAGGGACGTGGTTTCGCCGTGGTCGCCGGTGAAGTGCGTAACCTGGCAAGCCGCAGCGCGCAGGCGGCAAAAGAGATTAAGGGTCTGATTGAAGAGTCGGTTTCCCGCGTTCAGCAGGGTTCCACGCTGGTGGATACCGCCGCGCAGACGATGACGGAAATCGTCCGCTCTGTCACTCAGGTCAACGATATCATGGGCGAGATCGCCTCCGCGTCCGATGAACAACGGCGCGGGATAGAGCAGGTGGCTCAGGCAGTAACACAGATGGATCAGGTGACACAGCAGAACGCTGCACTGGTAGAAGAGGCAGCTTCCGCCACCGACCAGCTGGCTAACCAGGCAAATAATCTTACCGCGCTGGTGGCCGTATTTAAGATTGAAGAGCATGTCGCAATACCCGAAGTGGCACCGCCTAAGGCAGTGCCCGTTGCATCCTGA
- a CDS encoding protein-glutamate methylesterase/protein-glutamine glutaminase, with protein MSKIRVLSVDDSALMRQIMTEIINSHSDMEMVATAPDPLVARDLIKKFNPDVLTLDVEMPRMDGLDFLEKLMRLRPMPVVMVSSLTGKGSEVTLRALELGAIDFVTKPQIGIREGMLAYSEMIAEKVRTASRARIAAHKPMEAPAMLKAGPLLSSEKLLVIGASTGGTEAIRHVLQPLPLSSPGILITQHMPPGFTRSFAERLNKLCQISVKEAEDGERVLPGHAYIAPGDRHMELARSGANYQIKIHDGPPVNRHRPSVDVLFNSVAKHAGRNAVGVILTGMGNDGAAGMLAMHQAGAWTIAQNEASCVVFGMPREAINMGGVSEVVDLSQVSQQMLAKISAGQAIRI; from the coding sequence ATGAGTAAAATCAGGGTGTTGTCCGTCGATGATTCCGCATTGATGCGCCAGATCATGACAGAAATTATCAATAGCCACAGCGATATGGAAATGGTGGCGACGGCGCCAGACCCATTGGTTGCCCGGGATTTAATTAAAAAATTCAACCCGGACGTGTTAACGCTGGATGTGGAAATGCCGCGCATGGACGGGCTGGATTTCCTTGAAAAATTAATGCGTTTGCGCCCGATGCCGGTGGTGATGGTTTCTTCACTGACCGGGAAAGGGTCCGAAGTGACGCTGCGCGCGCTGGAACTGGGGGCAATTGATTTTGTCACCAAGCCGCAGATTGGCATTCGCGAAGGCATGCTGGCTTACAGCGAGATGATTGCTGAAAAAGTACGCACCGCGTCACGCGCGCGTATCGCGGCACATAAACCGATGGAAGCACCGGCCATGTTGAAAGCCGGGCCGTTACTCAGCTCGGAAAAACTGCTGGTAATTGGCGCGTCAACCGGAGGAACAGAGGCAATTAGGCATGTACTCCAGCCATTGCCGCTCTCAAGTCCGGGTATTCTTATCACTCAGCATATGCCGCCGGGCTTTACCCGCTCATTTGCTGAGCGTTTGAATAAGCTCTGTCAGATCAGCGTCAAAGAAGCAGAAGATGGCGAGCGTGTATTACCCGGACACGCGTATATTGCACCAGGCGATCGGCATATGGAGCTGGCGCGTAGCGGGGCGAACTATCAAATTAAGATCCACGACGGACCGCCGGTTAACCGGCACCGACCGTCGGTGGACGTGCTGTTTAATTCGGTGGCGAAACACGCGGGGCGTAACGCCGTGGGGGTAATTCTCACGGGGATGGGCAACGATGGCGCGGCCGGAATGTTAGCAATGCACCAGGCTGGCGCCTGGACGATTGCGCAAAATGAAGCAAGTTGTGTGGTGTTCGGCATGCCGCGTGAGGCCATCAATATGGGTGGCGTCAGCGAAGTGGTCGATCTTAGCCAGGTAAGCCAGCAGATGCTGGCGAAAATCAGTGCCGGACAGGCAATACGTATTTGA
- the tar gene encoding methyl-accepting chemotaxis protein II, whose amino-acid sequence MLNRIRVVTLLMSVLVVFALLQLVSGGLFFSSLKQNQQSFAVSNDLRMQQTELGKAWELMLQTRINLSRSSARMLLDPSNQQSSAKTDLLNSAKASLADAAKHYDAFRALPSLPETDAARQTLDEKYRTYNAALAELVQFLEGGNINGFMAQPTQGMQNALGDAMKKYADLSEGLYRNAWEQSVSDYTFAKWQMAILALALVIVLAGVWYGIRRILLSPLSSVIAHIREIAGGNLTHSLTIAGRSEMTELAQSVDHMQNALIETVTNVRQGSDAIYSGTSEIAAGNNDLSSRTEEQASALEQTAASMEELTATVKQNADNARQASLLAQSASETAERGGKVVNSVVKTMHEIAGSSQKIADIISVIDGIAFQTNILALNAAVEAARAGEQGRGFAVVAGEVRNLASRSAQAAKEIKGLIEDSVSRVDTGSVLVESAGETMSDIVNAVTRVNDIMGEIASASDEQSRGIDQVALAVSEMDRVTQQNASLVQQSAAAAAALEEQASLLTQAVSAFRLSSVSGKPASRATTPAAGSAQTPARSRQLVTGQEDNWETF is encoded by the coding sequence ATGTTGAACCGTATCCGCGTCGTTACTCTGCTTATGAGCGTGCTGGTGGTCTTTGCCTTGTTACAGCTTGTCTCTGGTGGCCTGTTTTTTTCGTCGCTTAAGCAAAACCAGCAAAGTTTTGCGGTCTCCAATGACCTGCGCATGCAACAGACGGAATTAGGTAAAGCCTGGGAGTTGATGCTGCAAACGCGTATCAACCTGAGCCGTTCTTCAGCGCGGATGTTGCTGGATCCGAGCAACCAGCAGAGCAGTGCGAAAACCGATTTGCTGAATAGCGCCAAAGCCTCGCTTGCCGATGCGGCAAAACATTACGATGCCTTCCGCGCGCTGCCATCGCTGCCGGAAACTGACGCAGCGCGCCAGACGCTGGATGAGAAATACCGCACTTATAATGCCGCGCTGGCAGAATTGGTACAGTTCCTCGAAGGCGGCAATATTAACGGCTTTATGGCGCAGCCGACGCAAGGCATGCAAAACGCCCTTGGCGACGCGATGAAGAAATACGCGGATTTGAGTGAAGGCTTGTATCGCAATGCCTGGGAACAGAGCGTCAGTGATTACACCTTCGCCAAATGGCAGATGGCGATCCTGGCGCTGGCGCTGGTGATCGTGCTGGCCGGCGTCTGGTATGGCATTCGCCGTATTCTGCTGTCGCCGTTATCATCGGTCATTGCCCACATCCGTGAAATCGCCGGTGGCAACCTGACGCATTCGCTGACCATTGCGGGTCGCAGCGAAATGACGGAACTGGCGCAAAGCGTTGACCATATGCAGAACGCACTAATCGAAACGGTGACCAACGTTCGCCAGGGTTCTGATGCTATCTACTCCGGTACCAGCGAAATCGCCGCCGGCAACAACGATCTCTCTTCCCGTACCGAAGAGCAGGCGTCCGCCCTTGAGCAGACCGCCGCCAGTATGGAAGAGTTGACCGCCACGGTGAAACAGAACGCCGATAACGCCCGTCAGGCCTCATTACTGGCGCAGAGTGCGTCGGAAACGGCAGAGCGCGGCGGTAAAGTGGTGAACAGCGTGGTAAAAACCATGCACGAAATTGCGGGCAGTTCGCAAAAAATTGCCGATATTATTAGTGTGATTGACGGCATTGCCTTCCAGACCAATATTCTGGCGCTTAACGCCGCGGTGGAAGCCGCGCGAGCAGGTGAGCAGGGGCGTGGTTTCGCCGTGGTTGCCGGAGAAGTGCGCAATCTTGCCAGCCGTAGTGCGCAGGCGGCGAAAGAAATTAAAGGCTTAATTGAAGATTCTGTCTCCCGTGTCGATACCGGTTCTGTGCTGGTGGAGAGTGCAGGGGAGACGATGTCGGACATCGTTAACGCGGTAACACGGGTGAACGACATTATGGGTGAGATCGCCTCGGCTTCTGATGAACAGAGTCGCGGCATCGATCAGGTTGCGCTGGCGGTATCCGAAATGGATCGCGTCACGCAGCAAAACGCGTCACTGGTACAACAATCGGCAGCCGCAGCGGCCGCCTTAGAAGAACAAGCCAGTTTGTTGACGCAGGCGGTATCTGCTTTCCGCCTTTCTTCTGTATCCGGCAAACCGGCGTCGCGTGCTACAACTCCGGCAGCAGGCAGCGCTCAGACCCCGGCGCGGAGTCGCCAACTTGTAACCGGACAAGAAGATAACTGGGAAACATTTTAG
- the flhB gene encoding flagellar biosynthesis protein FlhB, translating into MASEDNDDKTEAPTAHRLEKAREEGQVPRSKELTSLLIMLVGIGILWFGGAAFGRRLSMALSSGLRFDHKIISDQNLILGQIIVMLKNVLIGMLPLLTGVVIIALIAPVMLGGLVFSTKSLEFKFSKLNPLSGLGRLFSAQVGAELVKALMKALLMGSVAGFFLLHHWPDMMRLMSESPLTAMASALNLAGLCAMLVALSIIPMVGFDVFWQIYSHLKKLRMSRQDIRDEFKQSEGDPHIKGRIRQMQRAAARRRMMADVPKADVIVTNPTHYSVALQYDENKMSAPKVVAKGAGMIALRIRELGTENRVPILEAPPLARALYRHSEIGQQIPGQLYAAVAEVLAWVWQLKRWRLSGGQRPVKPENLPVPEALDFLNEKDTDG; encoded by the coding sequence GTGGCCTCTGAAGACAACGACGACAAAACAGAAGCCCCCACAGCGCACCGACTAGAGAAAGCGCGCGAAGAAGGGCAAGTCCCCCGATCCAAAGAACTGACATCGCTACTGATCATGTTGGTCGGTATCGGCATTCTGTGGTTTGGCGGTGCAGCGTTTGGTCGCAGGTTATCGATGGCGCTCTCATCCGGACTGCGTTTTGACCACAAGATTATCAGTGACCAGAACCTGATCCTCGGGCAGATCATCGTGATGTTAAAAAACGTGCTGATCGGCATGTTGCCGCTGCTGACGGGCGTGGTGATCATTGCGCTTATCGCGCCGGTGATGCTGGGTGGGCTGGTGTTCAGCACCAAATCGCTGGAGTTTAAATTTTCCAAACTCAACCCGCTCAGCGGGTTGGGGCGTTTGTTTTCCGCGCAAGTGGGTGCGGAGCTGGTGAAAGCATTGATGAAAGCGCTGCTAATGGGCAGCGTCGCAGGCTTTTTTTTATTGCATCACTGGCCGGATATGATGCGCCTGATGAGCGAATCGCCGCTGACCGCAATGGCGAGCGCCCTCAATCTGGCCGGATTGTGCGCCATGCTGGTGGCGCTGAGCATTATCCCGATGGTGGGGTTTGACGTTTTCTGGCAGATCTACAGCCATCTGAAAAAACTGCGGATGTCCCGCCAGGACATCCGCGACGAATTTAAACAGAGCGAAGGCGACCCGCACATTAAAGGCCGCATCCGCCAGATGCAGCGTGCAGCGGCGCGCCGTCGCATGATGGCCGATGTGCCAAAAGCAGATGTAATTGTAACCAACCCGACGCACTACTCCGTCGCGCTGCAATATGACGAGAATAAGATGAGTGCGCCGAAAGTGGTGGCAAAAGGCGCGGGAATGATTGCGCTGCGTATTCGTGAACTGGGGACGGAGAACCGTGTGCCGATCCTCGAAGCGCCGCCGCTGGCGCGTGCGCTCTATCGCCATTCTGAAATTGGTCAGCAAATCCCGGGCCAGCTGTATGCGGCCGTTGCCGAAGTGCTGGCGTGGGTATGGCAGTTGAAACGCTGGCGTCTGTCCGGCGGGCAACGACCTGTTAAACCTGAGAATCTCCCGGTGCCTGAGGCGCTGGACTTTTTGAACGAGAAGGACACTGATGGCTAA